The nucleotide window TAACACTACAGCAAACCCAGAGTCATGACTACACTGACAGGCTCATCATCTCTGCTTCAGGAACAGAGCCTAAAGGCCAACAGACAACAGGGATGAGTCACAGTTGCCTGTaatgcagagcaggagcttgTCTTGAGAAAAAAACACCCCTCACCACACCAGATAAaatgctgggcacaggggcaaTGCAAATGCAATTACAGAGGGGGACAATCCTGCAACATGATAAAAGCATTTGGAGTAGTATGCGCCAATGGTGGGAAAGGGTGAGTTTGCATCTGggatttcaaaatatttaatccaCAAAACTGTAACCTGGCAATCAACTGTTTACATGCTCCAATCCAGTGTGCTCTGAAAACCTACTCCAGAACACGAGCCCCAACTTTACCTTCATTCTCTGTGTCATCTCCACTGGCCAGTTCGTACAGTGTGAACACAGAGTTGGTCAGGCCATTCCTTGACACCTGGAAACACAAAGGCAACATAGCAAACTTCATCCATGTGGCTGAACATCCTGGTCTGATCTCTCACACATCCTGGAGTGTGTAACATGGAGCATGCACAGCTCTTGAAAAGCAGAAGCACCCTGGACatgctggggcagaggggtcAGGAGGTGCAGCCTGAGGGAATGAAGACAggccctctcctgctgctctgctcttcctgcctGTGTGCTTCACAGAGAACTTGGGCCAGACAGAGGCCAGGCAGTGACACTGCCCTGTCCTCACCAGGGACAGCCAACAGCACTGGGGGTGGACAAAAACACTCGCCACTCacactgcagctcacagcaagTGACAAGCTGCTAATGAGTCCTCACCTCTCTGCAACAGAGAGAAGTGCAAGGAGAAGGGTAAAAGCAGTGAGGAAGCAAGCAGTGTTCTTTCCCAAGTGGCAGCCAGGACCCCCTGTCCTCATGGTGTGGGTGTGCAGCCCCCGTGCTCTCACCCATTGATAGATGAGCTTTCCCCACTCTTCCGGTCTCTTCCACATGATCAGAAAGCTGGTTTTGTTCTTATCTAACCATTCCAGGTTCCCTAGAAACAATGGGCACAGGGATTGAAGCAGAGCACAAGTCTGAAATAAGCATCAAACATGCAGATTTCAGGACATGTGCCAGACACTGCACCCGGAGGCAGCTTCACAGACCAGCCCCTGCCCTACAGTTCACTCCGACTTCCTAAATACTGCCGTGTCTACAGAAAGTGatttctctgtccctctcttcCCCGCTAAAGCAGCCTGCAAAGGCAGGGCTGGTCCCGCGGAGCAGCCCGGGCAGAGGAGCCGATCGGGCGGGGGCACAGTCCACACCCGCGGGATGGACAAGCCCCGGCCCCGGGACGGAGCTGCGGAGcggctgctgccctccctgccctgcgGAGGGAGcacggacggacggacggacggacggacgaGGCACCCACCGTTCTTGCggagctcctccagcaccaCCTGGATGGATTCCAGCGGCAGCTTCCCTGGGCGCGGGTTAAGGAGGCGTGGACGGAGGCGGGGGGTAGGGGCTCGGGGGGCGCGGGCACCGGGCCCAAAGGATACGCTGGAGGCGGTGGTTGGCGAAGAGCGGAATGTCCTGGGCCTCCCGTACCGTCATGGCGGGCAGCCGGTGCTGCTGGCTGTAGGCGAGCGCCAGCGCGCACCAGGCCGCGAGCTGCTTCTGCCGCGTCTCGCCGTTGGGCTGCAGCCTGCGGGGTCGGGGCAGCACGGGGGCGGATGGGCACCGGCACCCCCGGcccgcgctccccgccccgcatcccccagccccggccccggccccggtcccagccccggccccggccgtGCTCACGTGAAGAAGGGTGGGAAGCTGTACTGCCAGGGCCACACGAAGCTCATCGCCGCTACGGCCTCCGCCGCCACCGGAaccgccgccgccgcttccCGCCCCGCTTCCGGTCCGGCAGGGGCCCCGCCCCGCCATCAAGCCCCGCCCCTGCATGACCACGCCCTCTCCCGTGTACCACGCCCCCTCCGAACGACCACGCCCCTCGTGTAGCCACGCCCCTCGTGTAGCCCCGCCCCTCGCGGCCGGCGGCGATCCCGGTTCTAGTGCCCGCTGTTGGTCCTGCTTCCCTGTGGCGAGAAGCTGCCGGCAGAGCCGTGCCAGAAGGGCGCTTGCGGTGGGATCTGGCCCGGGCCGGGGCCGTAGAGGGATCGGGCGGCCGAAGAACCAGCGCCAGGCGTGGGGAGAGAAGCGTTTAATCCCGAGCCGCAGGGTGGGGAAGGCGCAGGAGGAACCGGCCGCCTCAGCAGCGCGGGTTGGTGGCCCCGAGAGCCCACCGGGCGGTTCGGGTGCTCGGGCGGCCCCGCAGCCGGGGGTCCGTGCCCCGACGCGGGACGGGAGGGCAGCTCTAGGCCTGCGCCTTGCTATCCTTGCTGCGCCAGATGACCAGGGTGACGAGGAACGGGATGAGGCAGATGGGTGCGATGATCATGGCCAGGAGCACATCTTCGGGCGGGTCGAAGTACACCGGGTGCTCCAGGGTGCAGTTGTGGAAGTAGCGGTGATGGCTCTGGAAGATGTACTGCTCTGCCAGTGCGTTGGGGTAGCTGTAGTTCAGGCGTTCAGCCCAGTACTCCAGGCAGGCCTGCAGCTCGCTGTAGGGCCTGGGAAGAGAGTCGGGACACCGAGAGGATGGGACACCAGAGGCACAGTCCCCTTCTGGactgcccagcccctgcacccTGCTACTAGAGGGGAAGGTCTGCTGCTCTATACCTGCTGATGACTTTCCACTCGCACAACTCCGATGTTCTCACATTCCTCATCAGGTCGACGAAGtaatcccagcactgcagtgtgaAGTCGGTGTAATTCCCGTCTGTGAGGAAAGGTGCTGAACATGAGCAGCATGCCTCTGCCCACAATGCACCCCTACAGCAGGGGCAGCCCTGCTACCAGGTGACACCTGGCATATGGAGCCCTGCCCAGGCCCGTGGGAGAGACATCAGCGTAGTGAGAGATGgaccccacagcagccctggggtgctgccTGGAGACTGCAGCAGGCCAGGGCAAtgccaggggcacagggggagggcaggctgctgctggctgcccccactgtgggcagtggcagcaaggGCTTCATGGCACAGGCCAGCTATTTCTGGGGTGGTTAGAGGAAAGGAGGGGTTATTCTGTGGCACAGGACCAACCCTGACCAGGGCACCATTTGTCCTacagtgctgcccagctctcaTTGAACTCCAACACTCACACATAGACTGGGCTGTCCCGTTGGACATGGCCATAGGTGGGCTTGTCCCAGCATCCTGGCCGGAGCTCGTTGTCACTGCGTCCGTGTGGACTGTCTGAGTGTGtcccaggagcactgcagagggAGAGACACAGGATAAGAGGGGTCATAGGGTCTGGGAAAGGTAAGGGTGCTGATAGGGCTCCATGTGCAGGAGCTACCTTGGCAGAGGCTGAATCTAGAGGAAATAACTGCTTTTGGGTGTCCCTCAGGGGACACTGGAGCTGGCaggtggggcacagggagccagaGCCTGGCACGTGCTGGGGGCTAGGGCGTCCAGCAtgagcaggggctgtggagAGGGGCTAGCCAGTCTACAGGCAGCTATCCAAAGGTTTGGAGGGGCTGACTGGGGGCTACGAACCCTGGGCCATGGTCACAGCATGGGGGCAAACTGGGGCCCCACCCATGGGGAGCCAGCGTGGTGCTGCGTTGCAGCcggacagggctggggcaggaagaGGAAGCACTGGCCACAGCACAAAACTGCAGGAGAGCCCCTCTGCCTGCCGTCAGtcccacacccagcacagcctgccaaGGGCGTAGGGCATGTCTTGCCTGGCCTGAGGGAGCCCCAAAGCTCAAGGAAACTGCTCGATCCAGCTTCCACCCTTAGCTGCTGGTCTCTAGTGTGGGGCGCTGCTGCTGGCTCCACGCTGAACTGCCAGAGTGGGCACTGGCCACGGGGTGCTCCTGGGCTAGTCCACTGCTGTGGTAAGGGTACCCCACTCTGTCCCGACctctgtcc belongs to Oenanthe melanoleuca isolate GR-GAL-2019-014 chromosome 27, OMel1.0, whole genome shotgun sequence and includes:
- the RAMP2 gene encoding receptor activity-modifying protein 2, whose translation is MAPRAHMSSRRLSQGLLLLCVLLGHTQTVHTDAVTTSSGQDAGTSPPMAMSNGTAQSMYGNYTDFTLQCWDYFVDLMRNVRTSELCEWKVISRPYSELQACLEYWAERLNYSYPNALAEQYIFQSHHRYFHNCTLEHPVYFDPPEDVLLAMIIAPICLIPFLVTLVIWRSKDSKAQA
- the VPS25 gene encoding vacuolar protein-sorting-associated protein 25 is translated as MSFVWPWQYSFPPFFTLQPNGETRQKQLAAWCALALAYSQQHRLPAMTVREAQDIPLFANHRLQRKLPLESIQVVLEELRKNGNLEWLDKNKTSFLIMWKRPEEWGKLIYQWVSRNGLTNSVFTLYELASGDDTENEEFHGLDEATLLRALQALQQEHKAEIITLDDGRGVKFF